One genomic window of Kaistia geumhonensis includes the following:
- a CDS encoding DUF1127 domain-containing protein — MIPDFARTSNRLAAYLRARKARSTLMGLDDRLLADIGITRGDIARAVAGHVSR, encoded by the coding sequence ATGATCCCTGATTTCGCCCGAACCTCGAACCGCCTCGCCGCCTATCTCCGCGCTCGCAAGGCCCGCTCCACGCTGATGGGCCTCGACGACCGCCTCCTCGCCGATATCGGGATCACCCGTGGTGACATCGCGCGAGCTGTGGCGGGCCATGTGTCGCGCTGA
- a CDS encoding sensor histidine kinase: MNNSRSGFFTNLILLTVGFAILAVMAGASVFLAQRAADDTRWVTHSLNVENQLSLLQLSLRRAESGQRGFMLTGDPAYLAVYQQSFDLITPRMDELSRLVADNPEQATRATRLTQIVATKHDELQRITELAQSGDSSGALAIVRDTAGLQLMADFVTVSGEMRQIEQDLLADRSARSLNTSRWLLATTLVGAIALVVLAGIAIVLIRKSNSGLVRAREQLQEANAHLEEKVTERTADLQDANDELQRFAYIVSHDLRSPLVNIMGFTGELEAIRNDMAAKASKDDPESQQIIGDFDEAVGFIKASISKMDRLINAILNLSRAGRRAFSPQEIDLGAALDTIRNAVMHQAQAADATITIGPLPTIESDRLAIDQIFSNLLDNAVKYLKPGRPGKIEVTGSERGGFVVIRVADNGRGIDPADRERVFELFRRAGVQDRPGEGIGLAHVRALVRRIGGKIRLDSEPGEGSTFTVILPRRWREETAEQKAQA; encoded by the coding sequence ATGAACAATTCCAGATCCGGCTTCTTCACCAATCTCATCCTGCTCACCGTCGGGTTCGCGATCCTGGCAGTGATGGCGGGCGCGTCCGTATTTCTCGCGCAGCGCGCGGCCGACGACACGCGCTGGGTGACCCACTCGCTCAATGTCGAGAACCAGCTTTCGCTGCTCCAGCTCTCTCTGCGTCGCGCAGAGAGCGGTCAGCGGGGCTTCATGCTCACCGGCGACCCGGCCTATCTCGCCGTGTACCAGCAGAGCTTCGACCTGATCACGCCACGGATGGACGAGCTGTCGCGCCTCGTCGCCGACAACCCCGAGCAGGCGACCCGCGCCACCCGCCTCACCCAGATCGTCGCTACCAAGCACGACGAATTGCAGCGCATCACCGAGCTCGCGCAGTCAGGCGACAGCTCGGGCGCGTTGGCGATCGTCCGGGATACGGCGGGCCTCCAGCTCATGGCCGATTTCGTCACGGTCAGCGGCGAGATGCGCCAGATCGAGCAGGATCTCCTCGCCGATCGCTCGGCGCGGAGCCTCAACACCAGCCGCTGGCTCCTCGCGACGACATTGGTCGGCGCCATCGCGCTCGTCGTGCTGGCAGGCATCGCCATCGTCCTGATCCGCAAGAGCAATTCCGGCCTTGTTCGCGCCCGCGAGCAGCTCCAGGAAGCGAATGCCCATCTCGAGGAGAAGGTCACCGAACGGACGGCGGATCTGCAGGACGCCAACGACGAATTACAGCGCTTCGCCTACATCGTCAGCCACGACCTCCGCTCGCCGCTCGTCAACATCATGGGCTTCACGGGCGAGCTCGAGGCGATCCGCAACGACATGGCGGCGAAGGCGAGCAAGGACGATCCCGAGAGCCAGCAGATCATCGGGGATTTCGACGAGGCGGTCGGTTTCATCAAGGCGTCGATCTCGAAGATGGATCGCCTGATCAACGCGATCCTCAACCTCTCGCGCGCCGGCCGACGGGCGTTTTCCCCTCAGGAGATCGATCTCGGCGCCGCGCTGGACACGATCCGAAATGCCGTCATGCACCAGGCCCAGGCCGCCGACGCGACGATCACGATCGGGCCGCTGCCGACGATCGAGAGCGACCGGTTGGCGATCGACCAGATCTTCTCGAACCTCCTCGACAACGCGGTCAAGTATCTGAAGCCGGGGCGCCCCGGCAAGATCGAGGTCACGGGCAGCGAACGTGGCGGTTTCGTCGTCATTCGCGTCGCCGACAATGGCCGCGGCATCGATCCGGCCGACCGCGAGCGCGTGTTCGAACTGTTCCGGCGGGCGGGCGTGCAGGACCGGCCCGGCGAGGGCATCGGGCTCGCCCATGTCCGCGCCCTGGTGCGGCGCATCGGCGGCAAGATCCGGCTCGACAGCGAGCCCGGCGAAGGCAGCACCTTCACGGTGATCCTGCCGCGCCGCTGGCGCGAGGAAACCGCCGAGCAGAAGGCGCAGGCATGA
- a CDS encoding response regulator, producing MSDTANHVTIVMVEDDEGHARLIEKNIRRAGVSNEIKAFTNGTSALDFLLGADRTGANRKGEALLILLDLNLPDMTGIDILKAVKSSPHIRTSPIVVLTTTDDQREIERCYELGASVYVVKPVNYENFANAIRQLGLFFSVIKVPEAK from the coding sequence ATGAGTGACACCGCCAATCACGTGACGATCGTCATGGTCGAGGACGATGAGGGCCATGCGCGGCTGATCGAGAAGAACATCCGCCGGGCCGGCGTCAGCAACGAGATCAAGGCCTTCACCAACGGGACCAGCGCGCTCGACTTCCTGCTCGGCGCAGACCGCACGGGCGCCAACCGCAAGGGCGAGGCGCTGCTCATTCTCCTCGACCTCAACCTGCCCGACATGACCGGCATCGATATCCTGAAGGCCGTGAAGAGCAGCCCGCATATCCGCACCTCGCCGATCGTCGTGCTGACCACCACCGATGACCAACGCGAGATCGAACGCTGCTACGAGCTCGGCGCCAGCGTCTATGTCGTGAAGCCGGTCAACTACGAAAACTTCGCCAACGCGATTCGTCAGCTCGGCCTCTTCTTCTCCGTGATCAAAGTTCCAGAGGCCAAGTGA
- a CDS encoding MFS transporter — MSPQEPTAPRSHWGAFRHRGFAYYWTARLFANFSVNVVSVAIGWQVYDMTKDPLDLGIIGLVQFLPALALVLVTGSVADRFDRRIVMALCMVGEALAMAALLAFTLSGSTNVMIVFAILLGFGVVRAFLGPAAGALAPNLVPPEELSGAIAWNSSSWQVATITGPVAGGLLYGLAPTAPYLVAVTLVAVGVVLVALIPHTPQKRLDDKASWETVIAGFRYVWHEKIVLGAISLDLFAVLLGGATALLPVYARDVLDVGPWGLGLLRAAPAVGAISVALWLAFHPVRDRAGLLLFLFVTVFGIFTIVFGLSTVTWLSVVALAIMGASDMVSVYIRETLIQLWTPDAVRGRVNAVNMVFIGASNELGEFRAGVSAALIGAVGAVVIGGAGTVGIALLWARLFPSLRRARHLDGRP; from the coding sequence ATGTCGCCTCAAGAACCAACCGCGCCCCGCTCCCACTGGGGCGCCTTCCGCCATCGCGGCTTCGCCTATTACTGGACGGCGCGCCTCTTCGCGAATTTCTCGGTGAATGTCGTCAGCGTCGCGATCGGCTGGCAGGTCTACGACATGACCAAGGATCCGCTCGATCTCGGCATCATCGGCCTCGTGCAGTTCCTCCCGGCGCTGGCGCTGGTGCTGGTGACCGGATCGGTCGCGGACCGCTTCGACCGCCGCATCGTCATGGCGCTCTGCATGGTCGGCGAGGCGCTGGCGATGGCCGCCCTCCTCGCCTTCACGCTCAGCGGCAGCACGAATGTCATGATCGTCTTCGCGATCCTGCTCGGCTTCGGCGTCGTGCGCGCCTTCCTGGGACCGGCAGCGGGCGCGCTGGCGCCCAATCTCGTGCCGCCTGAAGAGCTGAGCGGCGCCATCGCCTGGAACTCGAGCTCCTGGCAGGTCGCGACCATCACCGGCCCTGTCGCGGGCGGCCTGCTCTACGGCCTCGCACCGACCGCGCCATACCTCGTCGCGGTGACGCTGGTGGCGGTCGGCGTCGTGCTGGTTGCTCTCATCCCGCATACGCCGCAGAAGCGCCTCGACGACAAGGCGAGCTGGGAAACGGTGATCGCCGGCTTCCGCTATGTCTGGCACGAGAAGATCGTGCTCGGCGCGATCTCGCTCGATCTCTTCGCCGTGCTGCTCGGCGGCGCGACGGCGCTCCTGCCGGTCTATGCGCGCGACGTCCTCGACGTCGGCCCATGGGGCCTCGGCCTGCTGCGGGCCGCTCCCGCCGTCGGCGCGATCAGCGTTGCGCTCTGGCTGGCCTTCCATCCCGTTCGCGACCGAGCCGGGCTGCTGCTGTTCCTCTTCGTGACGGTGTTCGGCATCTTCACAATCGTTTTCGGCCTCTCGACGGTGACCTGGCTCTCGGTCGTCGCGCTCGCGATCATGGGCGCCTCGGACATGGTGAGCGTCTATATCCGCGAGACGCTGATCCAGCTCTGGACGCCGGATGCGGTGCGAGGCCGCGTCAACGCGGTCAACATGGTGTTCATCGGCGCCTCCAACGAACTCGGCGAGTTTCGCGCGGGCGTCTCGGCAGCGCTGATCGGAGCGGTCGGCGCGGTCGTCATCGGCGGCGCCGGAACCGTCGGCATCGCGCTGCTCTGGGCGCGCCTCTTCCCGTCGCTGCGCCGCGCCCGTCATCTCGATGGCAGGCCGTGA
- a CDS encoding trypsin-like serine peptidase, whose translation MHAITRSFAAFLAIFAGCLTASAGPSAPAAPRPGLPPAASNLVRVNIIDGEDGRDSLVRLGPSLGLDAADIARIRMVSGYVGCLSPSPSVGSAALFLNNRQILTAAHVFFEPSGQRRWKCFFKNQAAAPVMIDLLVDDANARFGAKKPKPGSNNDYAVVRLAEPLEGAVPFPVLADIPVRAGEKLIVVNAHPADMAREVDRGMPVVQGCTVRRKPISTEKTSFFRTDCDATGASSGGMNLARVNGELAFRGITITTGPWRDPALNGAPYNEKGGSVTTALGTDAAVLAAGRSLAGGAN comes from the coding sequence ATGCACGCCATCACCCGCTCTTTCGCTGCCTTTCTGGCGATCTTCGCCGGCTGTCTCACCGCATCCGCCGGTCCGTCGGCGCCCGCCGCGCCGCGTCCCGGGCTACCGCCAGCGGCGTCCAATCTCGTTCGCGTCAACATCATCGACGGCGAGGACGGACGTGATTCGCTGGTGCGGCTCGGTCCCTCGCTCGGGCTGGACGCGGCCGATATCGCGCGGATCCGGATGGTGTCCGGCTATGTCGGCTGCCTCTCGCCCTCGCCCTCGGTCGGGTCCGCGGCGCTGTTCCTGAACAACCGGCAGATCCTGACCGCCGCGCATGTCTTCTTCGAGCCGTCGGGGCAGCGGCGCTGGAAGTGCTTCTTCAAGAACCAGGCTGCCGCGCCGGTGATGATCGACCTTCTGGTCGACGACGCCAATGCGCGTTTCGGCGCGAAGAAGCCGAAGCCAGGCTCCAACAACGATTATGCGGTGGTGCGACTCGCCGAGCCGCTCGAGGGCGCGGTGCCGTTCCCTGTCCTCGCCGACATTCCGGTGCGGGCCGGCGAGAAGCTGATCGTCGTCAACGCCCATCCGGCCGACATGGCGCGCGAAGTGGATCGCGGCATGCCCGTTGTTCAGGGTTGCACCGTTCGACGCAAGCCGATCTCGACGGAGAAGACGTCGTTCTTCCGCACCGATTGCGACGCAACCGGCGCCTCGTCGGGCGGAATGAACCTTGCCCGCGTCAATGGAGAGCTGGCCTTTCGCGGCATCACGATCACCACCGGGCCATGGCGGGATCCCGCGCTCAATGGCGCACCCTACAACGAGAAGGGCGGCAGCGTGACGACGGCGCTCGGGACGGACGCCGCCGTGCTCGCCGCGGGACGCAGCCTGGCCGGCGGCGCGAACTGA
- a CDS encoding DUF3309 family protein, giving the protein MSTIILIILVILLIAALPSWPYSSGWGYYPSGGLGLIVVILIILLLMGRI; this is encoded by the coding sequence ATGTCGACAATCATTCTGATCATTCTGGTGATCCTGCTGATCGCCGCGCTGCCGAGTTGGCCCTACAGCTCGGGCTGGGGCTATTATCCGAGCGGTGGTCTCGGCCTCATCGTCGTCATCCTGATCATTCTCCTGCTCATGGGAAGGATCTGA
- a CDS encoding sensor histidine kinase, producing MDGQPVVLYIDDDAGLCRLADKDLTRHGYRVETAGDGEAGLARLRAGGIDVVALDHHMPGRTGLQIMAEINTLQDAPPVVYVTGEAQGRVAIAALKAGAADYVIKEASEDFFPLLRAAIASALAARALKRAHDRAEAEVREARDRFQALAEERALIIQEVNHRVGNSLQLVASLLNMQAAAHPDTGVKSALAAAVGRVMAVSQVHRRLYTSDDVHSVALDLYLGSLIEDLARTSETDHEGGQIIHRLDSVAIRPDRAVALGVIMTELILNALKYAYPDGIGAVRVFLVAGDGSIALTVEDDGIGTGTDNRPVGTGLGRRIIQALAGKLEAAIEHDLQHSGTRITIRFPEIEPRMAPAAMG from the coding sequence ATGGATGGTCAGCCGGTCGTCCTTTATATCGACGACGACGCAGGATTGTGCCGGCTGGCGGACAAGGACCTGACGCGCCATGGCTATCGCGTGGAGACGGCCGGCGATGGCGAGGCCGGGCTCGCGCGTTTGCGCGCCGGCGGCATCGACGTGGTTGCGCTCGACCACCATATGCCTGGCCGCACGGGCCTCCAGATCATGGCCGAGATCAACACCCTGCAGGATGCGCCACCGGTCGTCTATGTGACGGGCGAGGCTCAGGGCCGCGTGGCGATCGCGGCGCTGAAGGCCGGGGCTGCCGACTACGTCATCAAGGAAGCGAGCGAGGACTTCTTCCCCCTGCTCCGGGCGGCGATCGCCTCGGCGCTGGCCGCGCGTGCCCTGAAGCGTGCTCATGATCGCGCCGAGGCCGAGGTGCGCGAGGCCCGCGACCGCTTCCAGGCGCTGGCCGAGGAGCGCGCGCTGATCATCCAGGAAGTCAATCACCGCGTCGGCAACAGCCTGCAACTCGTCGCCTCGCTGCTCAACATGCAGGCGGCGGCCCATCCCGATACGGGCGTCAAGAGCGCGCTCGCCGCGGCGGTCGGCCGCGTGATGGCGGTCTCGCAGGTGCACCGCCGGCTCTATACGTCCGACGACGTGCACAGCGTCGCGCTCGATCTCTATCTCGGCAGTCTCATCGAGGATCTCGCGCGCACCAGCGAGACGGATCATGAGGGTGGCCAGATCATTCACAGGCTCGACTCGGTCGCCATCCGCCCCGATCGCGCCGTTGCGCTCGGCGTGATCATGACCGAGCTGATCCTGAACGCGCTGAAATATGCCTATCCGGACGGAATTGGCGCCGTTCGGGTCTTCCTGGTGGCAGGCGATGGCAGCATCGCCTTGACCGTCGAAGACGACGGCATCGGAACCGGGACCGACAACCGACCCGTCGGAACCGGTCTCGGCCGCCGCATCATCCAGGCGCTGGCCGGCAAGCTCGAGGCGGCGATCGAGCACGACCTCCAGCATTCCGGCACGAGGATCACGATCCGGTTCCCCGAAATCGAGCCGCGCATGGCTCCGGCCGCGATGGGTTGA
- a CDS encoding zinc-binding metallopeptidase family protein has translation MRLFECRACAHPLSFDEMSCEGCQRPLGFIPSEGQLRSLDPAGTGQYGEDLFVTYGGDGTTWRACANRSYGVCNWLIAMDNPEQLCTCCRTNMVIPDLSSQVYNQRWRDIEVAKHRLFYSLLRLGLAVPNKADDPVGGLSFSFLADDNDIRVLTGHDEGLITLNIVEADAVEREKMRTDMHEPYRTLLGHFRHEIGHYYWDRLVRDAGRIEESRAVFGDESIDYNESLQNYYAGNFPSDWQDRYVSQYATAHAWEDFAETFAHYMHMLDTLETAYAFGLRIRPKARVDGMIDANIDFDPYRNADFSDIVDAWGPLTLAMNSINRSMGQPDLYPFKLGPGVVDKLAFIDRLLRPRDVVRKAA, from the coding sequence ATGCGGTTGTTCGAATGCCGGGCCTGCGCCCATCCGCTCTCTTTCGACGAGATGTCGTGCGAGGGATGCCAGAGGCCGCTCGGCTTCATTCCGTCGGAAGGGCAGCTGCGCTCGCTCGACCCGGCGGGAACGGGCCAGTATGGCGAGGACCTCTTCGTCACCTATGGCGGCGACGGGACGACTTGGCGCGCCTGCGCCAATCGCAGCTATGGCGTCTGCAACTGGCTGATCGCGATGGACAATCCCGAGCAGCTCTGCACCTGCTGCCGGACGAACATGGTCATCCCGGACCTTTCGAGCCAGGTCTACAACCAGCGTTGGCGCGATATCGAGGTTGCGAAGCATCGCCTGTTCTACAGCCTGCTCCGCCTCGGCCTCGCGGTCCCCAACAAGGCCGACGATCCGGTCGGCGGACTGTCCTTCTCCTTCCTTGCAGACGACAACGACATCCGCGTGCTCACCGGGCATGACGAGGGCCTGATCACGCTTAACATCGTCGAGGCTGACGCCGTCGAGCGCGAGAAGATGCGCACCGACATGCACGAACCTTACCGCACGCTGCTCGGCCATTTCCGGCACGAGATCGGCCATTACTACTGGGACCGCCTGGTTCGCGACGCGGGTCGGATCGAGGAAAGCCGTGCCGTCTTCGGCGACGAGTCGATCGACTACAACGAGTCGCTGCAGAACTATTATGCCGGCAACTTCCCGAGCGACTGGCAGGATCGCTATGTCAGCCAGTATGCGACGGCGCATGCCTGGGAGGACTTTGCGGAGACCTTCGCCCACTACATGCACATGCTGGATACGCTGGAGACGGCCTATGCCTTCGGCCTTCGTATCCGGCCGAAGGCGCGTGTCGACGGCATGATCGACGCCAATATCGATTTCGATCCCTATCGCAATGCCGATTTCAGCGACATCGTCGATGCCTGGGGGCCGCTGACACTGGCGATGAACTCGATCAACCGCTCGATGGGCCAGCCCGATCTCTATCCGTTCAAGCTCGGCCCGGGGGTCGTCGACAAGCTCGCCTTCATCGATCGGCTGCTGCGCCCGCGTGACGTGGTGCGCAAGGCGGCGTGA
- a CDS encoding sterol desaturase family protein, which yields MSAITRSALGYYADFYVYPAALFGLLVASYAAGEAVDPLMWLAAMLAGLFLWTLVEYLIHRFVLHNVVYFRDLHDQHHASPTDLIGTPIWISFSLLTLAVLLPSCLAFGIAKGCGFTFGVTAGYLTYSFAHHVLHHWRMVPGHPLYGWKRQHALHHFRHDEGNFGVTTLFWDHVFGTALKGPKPRD from the coding sequence ATGTCGGCCATCACGCGCAGCGCTCTCGGCTATTACGCCGACTTCTATGTCTATCCGGCCGCCTTGTTCGGCCTGCTCGTGGCGAGCTATGCGGCAGGGGAAGCGGTCGATCCGCTGATGTGGCTCGCGGCGATGCTCGCCGGGCTCTTCCTGTGGACGCTGGTGGAGTATCTCATCCACCGCTTCGTCCTGCACAATGTCGTCTATTTCCGCGACCTGCACGACCAGCATCACGCCTCGCCGACCGATCTCATCGGCACGCCGATCTGGATCAGCTTCTCGCTGCTGACGCTGGCGGTCCTCCTCCCGTCCTGCCTCGCCTTCGGCATCGCCAAAGGCTGCGGCTTCACCTTCGGCGTGACGGCGGGATATCTCACCTATTCCTTCGCCCACCATGTGCTGCATCACTGGCGTATGGTGCCCGGTCATCCGCTCTATGGTTGGAAGCGGCAACACGCGCTGCACCATTTCCGGCATGACGAGGGCAACTTCGGCGTAACGACGCTGTTCTGGGACCATGTCTTCGGAACGGCGCTGAAGGGCCCGAAGCCGCGCGATTGA